The following coding sequences lie in one Panicum virgatum strain AP13 chromosome 6N, P.virgatum_v5, whole genome shotgun sequence genomic window:
- the LOC120680033 gene encoding glutathione S-transferase T3-like: MFKRPHPAGDAPMSRLYPLPPVPLPRPTAVAELLPRAALLAPAPIVSTPLEEPRFAYPPSNFSGQMREDLLNGEQFVRDGCSGDMGLGSYFSDLINLPVQESQDHGPAAAKGSQGRTKKFRDDEDRLLVSAWLNVGMDPIRGVDQSQASYWERIHDYFHANKSFESDRTQGSLMNRWSTIQHDVNTFCGCVTRIEDRNQSGCSVDDKIAAACALFKSEDKKHRNFALMHCWRILKDQPKWMERRKQIGGPKTTSNKKQKTKENSSPSSLLPVVTNASSGANEAPAQDSSQRPNGTKKEKKKLRQRSTIEALDYLAAKIKEADALKDLKKEERCNKVFALQEENIC; encoded by the exons ATGTTCAAGCGGCCGCACCCTGCCGGAGACGCGCCGATGAGCCGCTTGTACCCTCTTCCGCCGGTGCCGCTCCCGCGCCCTACTGCCGTGGCAGAGCTGCTCCCACGCGCTGCCCTCCTCGCGCCGGCGCCGATTGTCTCGACACCTCTAGAGGAACCCAGGTTCGCTTATCCGCCATCTAACTTCAGTGGCCAGATGCGTGAGGATCTGCTCAATGGTGAGCAATTCGTACGGGATGGCTGCAGTG GTGATATGGGTTTAGGGTCATATTTCAGCGATCTCATAAATCTGCCTGTACAAGAGTCTCAAGATCATGGTCCTGCAGCAGCTAAAGGATCCCAGGGAAGAACAAAAAAATTCAGAGATGATGAGGACAGACTGCTTGTGTCTGCATGGCTAAATGTGGGCATGGATCCTATTCGAGGAGTTGATCAATCACAAGCCTCCTATTGGGAAAGAATCCATGACTATTTCCATGCTAACAAGTCATTCGAGTCAGATCGTACACAAGGTTCTTTAATGAATCGATGGTCCACTATACAACATGATGTCAATACTTTTTGTGGATGTGTGACCAGGATTGAGGATAGAAATCAGAGTGGTTGCTCAGTTGATGACAAG ATTGCAGCAGCATGTGCACTGTTTAAGTCAGAAGACAAGAAACATAGGAATTTTGCCTTAATGCATTGCTGGAGAATTCTGAAGGACCAGCCCAAGTGGATGGAAAGACGCAAGCAAATTGGTGGACCAAAAACAACTAGTAATAAGAAACAGAAGACAAAGGAAAACTCTTCTCCGTCATCACTTCTACCCGTAGTCACAAATGCTAGTAGCGGTGCAAATGAAGCACCAGCTCAAGATTCTTCACAAAGACCGAATGGAACcaagaaggagaaaaagaagctaCGCCAACGTTCGACCATCGAAGCATTGGACTATCTTGCTGCAAAGATTAAAGAAGCTGATGCTCTGAAAGATTTGAAGAAAGAAGAGAGATGCAACAAGGTCTTTGCTCTGCAGGAGGAAAATatctgttag